In the Malaclemys terrapin pileata isolate rMalTer1 chromosome 3, rMalTer1.hap1, whole genome shotgun sequence genome, CATTAGAACAGCAGAACAGCACAAGTCATTTGATCCAGTTCTAGCCAAGAGAATACAGTACAAACCATGTTCACTGGAGGATATTGTGGAAGAGGCTACAGAAACCTATGATGTAATTATTGCTTCTGAAGTAGTGGAGCATGTGGCTGACCTAGAAACATTTATCAAGTACTGCTATCAAGTATTAAAAGTAAGTGTTTGTTATAATTGTAGGAAATGTTTGTTCCTTCCTTCTTTAATAaggttttaatttaaaagttaATCAGAGCACATGTAGATCCCAGAGGCCTCGGTGACATCATCACTTAATATTGCAGTAGTACCATGACTCCCATTGGGTTGTGTACAAGGTCaaaacctaatgaaaagttcttGCCGCCTGATTTTTCCACTGAGGGAGGAAGATCTaacagctatgttgatgggataAACTAAGTTTCACTTGTTGTCCAGAACTGCTGCgtagtgtaacattgttgcagcTGTTAAACAGCGCCTGTGTTCTACTTCACAGATGGCTGCATGTCAGTGGGTAAAGTGATCTTTCTGTACAGTCTGTAAACTGTTTTAAGGTCTTTGAGGATGAACTATGCAATATAAGTTTATTAATGTGCTTATTTTTACAAGAATGCGGAATATATATTATTTGAAATAGCAAGTCAGCTAGTCAGGACAACGCTCACTTAACGATGGCCCAAAAGAAAGCCCCAAAAAGTAAGCACTGATTGGCTGCACTATTCATTTGGCTGCCCATAAAAGTCCTCTATGCAAACAAGCATTTCCATTAGTAAGTGCCCCACTGATCCCACTCGCTGTAGGAGAAATGTCCTTGGGCAGTTTTTACTCTATGGATTTATGGTGTGGCCAGCAGCCACAGTTAGGTATGAAAATAGCCCAAACTAATCTGCTTGCAGTTGCCGTGGAGAAGAGTGTGTATGTTTGTTTGAATTAAattgaagtttaaaaaataagacaAGATATTGTCTTGTGTTTACTATACACATTCTTATACTTGTAATTCATTCTCTGCTCGGGGATCATTTGCGTGTATTAATTAGGTATTATCCTTAATTAGCATAGATATTTCTGGGCTTGGTTGCTCTGTTAAGTGATCCAAAACCAGGAAGATGTTGACTGTTTGGTTTAAATGTTGAAAAGACTCCTTCTTTACAAAAAGAACATAACATCCTGATTTTTCTATCACCTACCGATGTCTTAAAACATTTATGTATGTGTATCAATTAAAGTAGCTTTAATTCCTGCAGCCCATGGCTTCAAAATGGACAAATTCTGTACTTGAAGTTCAAAAATGATTGATCTTATACTTTTTCATGTGAAGGGTCCTCACACTTTTTGTTCAATTAAATGTATTGCTAAttgaatattattttaatatttttattagccTGAAGGCTCGTTATTCATTACTACAATCAACAAAACACAGTTGTCCTATATATTGGGGATTGTAGTTGCGGAGAGAATAATGGGGATTGTACCAGAAGGCACTCATGACTGGGAGAAGTTTATTTCACCTGAAGAGCTAGAATGCCTGCTAGACTCAAGTAAGTGTCAAATAGAATGACGGGAATGAATAGAGAGATCCAAGTGTTACTGATTATAACAGCAACTGTCAGGGGACTAGATAGTTAAGATGATTGGTAACCTTGAAGTGAAGAGCTCTGTACTCCTGTTAGCAGCTCAGATTTGGCGTAGGTCAGGCATGGCTAAAAGTCATTACCACATACTAGCTATTCAGCTGAGTGTGTAGAGTTGATGGCCTCAGTTCAATTTCAAGCGTACAGAGGTCACCTAAACAAAACCACCATCACAACTGGGCCCCTTGTTGATAGCCAAAGCATCAAAGATGCAAATTCTTGGACTCTTTTTGAAGACAATAGTGTTTCGTTTCTAAGGGTGAGTCCTCTAGGTCAGGGTTGAGATACTTGATGAGCCAGTGTCCAAAGGTTGAACTGCTGCTGCATTGTATAAACCGAGGGCTTTTGTCTTCATCATCTTTCACTAGCCttacatttattaaaacatttcatttaaaagctGTCTGAAGTTGAAAGCTGACCGCAGACTTTCCAATAAAACTTGAGAGAGTATGTTATGGTGGCTGGATCAAAATACTAAGTCACACCAGTGATCCCAGTTTGAATGCTTTCCTAAAAAACTGATTTCTGACGTGTTGGGTTTTTCCCTCAGACACTTCTTCTCTACAGAAagttaataaacaaaaaaacaaaacaaaaacccaccaccaaGCCCCTCACTTTTTCTGTAACTCACTGTAAACAAGCCGGTGCCTGAACTCAATCTTTTATCTTGTATCCTGCTGGGCCTGGGATGATGCCGCATCATATGATGAACCTAAGCGATATTAAGAAGGGAGCATAAAATTGCTCTTTATTTACACTGTTTTCTTGATCCATATTCTTCTTGCCTTATTTTTTTCATTCATAGCTAAATCTCCAGCATCTTccatagatacacctctaccctgatataacatgacccgatataacacaaattcagatataacgcggtaaagcagcgctccgggtgggcggggctatgcgctccggcagatcaaagcaagttcaatataacgtggtttcacctataacgcggtaagatttttttttcgggggggggggtggggggtgctcctgaggacagcgttatatcggggtagaggtgtatattcagTTTATCAGTTTTGAAGTGGATGACCTGAATCTGCGAAACTTGAGCAACTATAAATATGCTTCTAATGACTCAGTATTGTTGCTCTAAAGCTCAGTGGAAGAATGTATATTTAGAACTTGCTATTTTTTTAGAGCTTGATGTTTCATTGACTTAGAATGTCTGAGGATCACcatcttttttcccttcttttacaGATGGCTTTTTAGTCAAGACAGTGAATGGAATGTCATACAACCCCCTGTCAGGGTCCTGGAGTTGGACTGAAAGCACTAGCATTAACTATGCGGTGCATGCCATGAAATCTAGGGTAAAAGAACAATCAAGTTCAAGAGAGCCACCTTCAGAGACAGATAAGGAGGCACACCCAGCCGAAGCTAGTGCCAGCACAACTATCTGAGGCAAGCAGCAAGAGGTTGAAGGAAGATTTGCATAAATGATTATAATAAAACTGTTTGCAACAACAAGTCTGCTGTTCATATAAATGGCAGTTAAGAGGTTTTTGCCAATCTGTTTCAATGTAGTCTGGGGTGGAGAACAATTGTTAGTTCTCTCAGGAATCATGTAGGATTAAGATGGGCAAAGTTTTTGGAGAGAAGTTCTTTTATGagaaaataatttcaaatctTCAAATTATTCTGTCAGTTTTTGTGTACGATGGCTTTTACAGTCCTACCAAGAAAACACAGGTTTCAGCAGGACTCCAGAGAGTAACGGTTGATGCTGAGTTCAATTtgaagtcacttttaaaaatgcaatacaCTGTGTAAATAGAAGGGTttaagcaatttttaaattaaactaccCAAGTGCACTGTTCAGCAACTTGTGTCTGTATTTAATTAATTGTTAAAACACCAAAACTCTCTTTTCCTTCTTCCATTCCGGATACACCAACTGTGGGAAAAGAAGGGAGGGGTGGTGACCTAGGAgctcctgctctgcctctgcgCCACTGGTATGAGCCTTCCATGGCTGGTTACACTCGTACTGCAGCCTGGTTCAGCTGTGGCAACACCACACTTGAGAATCTGGTCCCTGAATGTCAACCTGTCACACCCTCTAAAAATGGGACCTGTTATCAGGTCCTCCATGTTTAAGTAAAATCTTTACAATTTAAACAGTCACTTTTCTAGCAATAAGCCGCAGTTATCAGGCCAGCAGTTTGTTTACAATCTGTCATAGAATCTATGTTCTGTGAGTGATACAATCCTTCACCTACTTCACGGGGCTGATGGGAGGTATACTTAATAAAAAGCTATTCTGCTCTGAAATGTGAGTCTCTAAATGCATGGCGTTGCATGTGTCCATGATCATCTGTCCCCAATTTTCTTTttatcaaatgtgctcagtttacacaTAAAGAGATGGGTTTGTTTTATATTCCTAACTGCAGTCCTGCAAACTCAGCTTGGGATCTGAAAAGTCAGCTGGGTTCTCTCTTTGCCACGCATCATCACCTGTAAAAGGTTCAGCAGCTGAAATTATCCTCTCTGCTCTGTGTAATCCCCTTGCCTTCACTGGCCTTGCACAGGTGCAACTGGCCTTGTAATTGGAATTTAGTAGATGATCTGATGCCCAAAAAAGTATAGAATCCAGTTTGATTGATCGATTTGGCTTTGCAATGGTATTGTCAGtaattaatagattttttttttttaaggccagaagcaactggtatgatcatctaggctgaccatatgcataacaggccatagaactacACCCATCAGTTTTGGCATCCAGCCCGTAACTTCTATTTGAGCTATAGTATTTCTTTTAGAAAGATGTCCAGTCTCAATTTAAAGGCGTCAGgtaatagagaatccaccatggccccAGGTAAGTTGTTCTAGTGATTAATTGTCATAAATGTATAAATTATATGATTTGCAGCTTATTTGTAGTAAAATTTGTCTCACATTACAACAGttggatctcattatgcctttttctcctagattgaagagccctttactatcagaaatctcttccctatGCAGGTACttgtagatcagggatcggcaacttttggcacatggctcaccagcacatcccttggcccgcgccgcttcccacagcccccattggcctggagcagcaaaccacggccagtgggagctgcaatcagccaaacctgcggcaagtaaacaaatcagaaagtaaacaaactggcctggcccgcctgGGGGGTTGGCCTGGCAGAccatgtgccaaacgttgccgatccctgttgtagatttttattaAGTCACCTGTTCGcattctcttggataaactaaatagactgaggtTCTTAAGCCATTCACTAAAAGGCATTTCTTCCCAGACCTCAAATAATTCTTGTAATTCTCTTCTGAACCCTTTCTCCTGTTCCAGCATTCTTTGTGAAGAGTGGCCATCAGAGTTGGAcaacagtattccagtaatgggtCTCACTTATGCTGTAGGGAGAGGTAATACCATCTTCTTACTCCTACTTGATACTCTTCtacttatacatccaaggattgcattgcTCTCTTAGCtaagcattgcactgggagctcatgttcagttggctATCCACTATGTCTTCCAATTCCTTTTCAGTATCTCTGCATTCTAGGATACTGTCTCTCATCTTAGATGACTTACACCTAGACTTACacataactggttagaaaaccattcccaggaagtagttatcagtggttcacagtcaagctggaagggcataacaattGGGGTCCTGccaggatcagttctggatccggttctgttcaatatcttcattaatgatttaggtAATGggatagaaagtacacttataaagtttgcagatgataccaagctgggagggttggattaaaattcaaaatgatctgtccaaactggagaaatggtctgaagtaaataagatgaaattcaataaggacaaatgtaaagtactccacttaggcaggaacaatcagttgcacacatacaaaataggaaatgactgccgaAGAAacaatactgcagaaagggatctggggcgcATAGTGGATTACAAGTTAAATAAGTGAATAATATAATACTTGCAAAAATagaaaacatcattctgggacgtattagcaggagtattgtaaccaagacacaagaagtaattcttccgctctactccatgctactatggcctcaactggagtattgcgtccagctctgggtgccacatttcaggaaagatgtggacaaagtggagacAGCCCAGAGGAGAGAATcaacaatgattaaaggtctagaaaacatgacctatgagggaagattgaaaaagctaggtttatttagtctggagaagagaaaactgcaaggcaacataacagttttcaagtacataaaaggctgttacaaggaggcgagagaaaaattgttctcaacctctgaggataggacaagcagggccatccctagacatagtggtgccctatgcagcccctcTGCGGGGGTGGAGAGGGGTGTCCCCAGGCCTCCGCAGGGTGGGGCTGCACCCAAGgtctttggggggcaggggggaaaccaccccccagcacgagccggcggagcggagcagagcgggctgggtccgggtcgctccacttcccgccacccggTGAGTGCAAGGCGtgcctgacccctgctgcagtcccccggGACATAGCTcacgggaaggggtggagtgggggcggaacaggggtggaaagaggcagggtgggggctgggctgtggcagagcaggggtggga is a window encoding:
- the COQ3 gene encoding ubiquinone biosynthesis O-methyltransferase, mitochondrial, with translation MWGCGGLSRAARALVAPRGRGRSSGADPPGRRLGTTAGDHYGQGFQRGPRGFSENYSWKMQLTSSSTRFVHLTEMKSSMSAMKRLYSTSHTTVDSKEMKKFQLLAHRWWDEQGEYSALHSLNDIRVPFIRDTLLNMNSDHQLGSPLSGVKILDVGCGGGLLSEPLGRLGASVTGIDPLEDNIRTAEQHKSFDPVLAKRIQYKPCSLEDIVEEATETYDVIIASEVVEHVADLETFIKYCYQVLKPEGSLFITTINKTQLSYILGIVVAERIMGIVPEGTHDWEKFISPEELECLLDSNGFLVKTVNGMSYNPLSGSWSWTESTSINYAVHAMKSRVKEQSSSREPPSETDKEAHPAEASASTTI